A window of Asterias rubens chromosome 22, eAstRub1.3, whole genome shotgun sequence contains these coding sequences:
- the LOC117304967 gene encoding carbohydrate sulfotransferase 14-like, translated as MKREQERRKQTLAAACQDLKSEPTSDYRHLLVNNKHQILFNFIPKVSCSTWKTIWRRLNSKNGELKMLLPHYRKDDARLMNYRKVLFVREPMSRLLSAYLSKFHSWTGTQRIWESRYGRAIVKRYRGVENPKLGGGGGKWLNITFIEFIKHITDLGSGIRINELNDHWLPQYKLSRPCHVKYDFIGHFENIAVEGPFVLRWLGINHFVRFPKYHSSNAKEHFGEYYESISPDLMRKLMDYYREDYKLFGYSPDDVMSLVQRGV; from the coding sequence ATGAAAAGGGAACAAGAACGTCGAAAGCAGACGCTGGCTGCAGCATGTCAGGATCTTAAATCGGAACCAACTAGCGACTACAGACATTTACTCGtcaacaacaaacatcaaatccTCTTTAATTTCATCCCCAAGGTGTCTTGCTCGACGTGGAAGACAATCTGGCGTAGACTGAACAGCAAGAATGGAGAGTTAAAAATGTTACTACCACATTACAGAAAAGACGACGCCCGGTTGATGAACTATCGTAAAGTGTTGTTTGTACGAGAACCAATGAGCAGATTACTTTCAGCGTATTTGAGTAAATTTCATTCTTGGACTGGTACTCAACGAATCTGGGAGAGTCGCTATGGGAGAGCCATTGTGAAGCGTTACAGAGGCGTTGAAAACCCGAAGctcggaggggggggggggaaatggtTGAATATTACATTCATTGAATTTATCAAACACATCACTGATCTGGGTAGTGGTATCAGAATAAATGAGTTAAATGACCACTGGCTGCCACAGTATAAACTATCACGGCCTTGTCATGTCAAATACGATTTcatcggccattttgaaaatattgcagTTGAAGGTCCGTTCGTACTAAGATGGCTAGGTATCAACCACTTCGTTCGCTTCCCAAAATACCATAGTTCAAACGCAAAAGAACATTTTGGGGAATATTACGAATCGATATCGCCTGATTTAATGCGGAAACTGATGGATTATTACCGTGAGGATTATAAACTATTTGGATAttcccccgatgacgtcatgagTTTGGTTCAACGGGGTGTTTAA